Proteins found in one Synechococcales cyanobacterium CNB genomic segment:
- a CDS encoding pantoate--beta-alanine ligase, which translates to MDVRVVRTAEELRREVGGGSVFVPTMGALHEGHASLMRIARLESLRRGGTMCVVSVFVNPTQFTESEDFAAYPKTLNADLAVCEREGMDAVFVPGVEEVYPRGVEVRVPSLPAVATEPGLEDRCRPGHFAGVCQVVLRLFEMVRPAAAVFGEKDWQQLQMVRAMVRQEGMGIEIVPGPTVRDVDGLALSSRNVRLGSDERRIAIAFYRALQLAAQAPDPAGAERSMQDELNSSTVEVDYAVVRDAETLGPPQGSRTCRALVAGRVGKVRLIDNAGWPMEATG; encoded by the coding sequence ATGGACGTGCGAGTGGTTCGGACGGCGGAGGAACTCCGCCGGGAGGTCGGGGGCGGGTCCGTGTTTGTGCCCACGATGGGCGCGCTGCACGAGGGGCATGCCTCGCTCATGCGCATCGCCCGGCTGGAGTCCCTGCGCCGGGGCGGGACGATGTGCGTCGTCAGCGTCTTCGTGAATCCCACGCAGTTCACCGAGAGCGAGGACTTCGCCGCGTATCCGAAGACGCTCAACGCGGATCTGGCCGTGTGCGAACGCGAAGGAATGGACGCCGTATTCGTGCCGGGCGTCGAGGAGGTGTATCCGCGCGGCGTGGAGGTTCGTGTCCCCTCGCTTCCGGCGGTGGCGACCGAGCCGGGCCTCGAGGACCGCTGTCGGCCGGGTCACTTCGCCGGCGTGTGCCAGGTCGTGCTTCGGCTCTTTGAGATGGTACGTCCCGCAGCAGCCGTCTTCGGTGAAAAGGACTGGCAGCAGTTGCAGATGGTTCGCGCGATGGTGAGGCAGGAAGGGATGGGCATCGAGATCGTGCCGGGACCGACGGTGCGCGATGTTGACGGCCTGGCGCTGAGCAGCCGAAACGTTCGGCTCGGCTCGGACGAGCGTCGCATCGCGATCGCGTTCTATCGGGCCTTGCAGCTGGCCGCCCAGGCGCCGGACCCGGCCGGCGCGGAACGCTCGATGCAGGACGAACTGAACTCCTCCACTGTTGAGGTCGATTACGCGGTTGTTCGGGATGCGGAGACGCTGGGACCGCCGCAAGGCTCTCGGACCTGCCGGGCGTTGGTTGCCGGGAGAGTGGGGAAGGTGCGCCTGATCGACAACGCAGGCTGGCCGATGGAAGCAACGGGATGA
- a CDS encoding PilZ domain-containing protein, producing MSTNDRSVARKYLVAESVKERRSDSQADTSEGSDASGQGTSGAGSEESMRCRRTHDRQGVELPVVLAELSRNGEPSEPWEAVSLDLSRSGVGLRSRRMVHKGRLVLLAVPPKGNRPGRLYCGKVMQSRYAEGIGYIVGLRFEECPEGIHIDRWWNKHMKGKRAA from the coding sequence ATGAGCACGAACGACCGAAGCGTCGCGCGGAAGTATCTGGTCGCGGAGAGCGTCAAGGAGCGACGCTCGGACTCACAAGCCGATACGTCCGAAGGATCGGACGCCTCGGGGCAGGGTACGTCGGGGGCGGGGAGCGAAGAGTCGATGAGATGCAGGCGAACGCACGATCGGCAAGGCGTCGAGTTGCCCGTGGTCTTGGCGGAACTGAGCCGCAACGGGGAACCGAGCGAGCCTTGGGAGGCCGTCTCGCTCGACCTGAGCAGGTCGGGGGTAGGGTTGCGTTCGAGGCGGATGGTTCACAAGGGCCGGCTGGTATTGCTCGCGGTGCCGCCGAAGGGGAATCGCCCGGGGCGACTCTACTGCGGCAAGGTGATGCAGTCGCGTTACGCGGAGGGGATCGGGTACATCGTCGGGCTTCGGTTCGAGGAGTGCCCCGAGGGCATCCACATCGACCGGTGGTGGAACAAGCACATGAAGGGTAAGCGGGCGGCGTAG
- the gcvT gene encoding glycine cleavage system aminomethyltransferase GcvT — translation MDRSDSLGCRPACAGAFAGARGGCPVHRSPLHAFHVEHGARLVDFAGWEMPMVYSSIHEEHRQVRESGGVFDVSHMGRVKIVGRHARRLLERVCTRRIGDMEPGQCRYSLACNERGGVRDDVIVYRVDDDDFLVVVNGANREKMLAHFERVRSAADLAAKIDDTTTKTAMVALQGPKVMDLIGRFSKEIPTLKRYRFTVKNLLVLKLIVSRTGYTGEDGVEVILPSNAIEMAMKLLLRDVDLRAQTALLKPAGLGARDTLRLEAGMPLYGHELGEEINALSCGVDFAISLDKHATGGGERFIGQDALERTKAEGGPARLLVGIEFEGKRTPRQGMKVHSGGCEVGEVTSGCLSPTLGVPIAMAFVDRGTSAVGTAVEVDTGKGMLGGRVRPLPFYKRPKA, via the coding sequence GTGGACCGATCGGATAGTCTCGGTTGCCGCCCGGCGTGCGCGGGAGCGTTCGCTGGGGCACGCGGAGGCTGTCCTGTGCATCGATCCCCGCTCCATGCATTCCACGTCGAGCACGGCGCCCGCCTGGTGGATTTCGCCGGGTGGGAGATGCCGATGGTGTATTCGAGCATCCACGAGGAGCACCGGCAGGTCCGCGAGTCGGGAGGCGTCTTCGATGTCTCGCACATGGGACGGGTCAAGATCGTCGGTCGGCACGCGCGCCGGCTGCTGGAACGTGTCTGCACTCGCCGCATCGGCGACATGGAACCTGGCCAGTGCCGCTACAGCCTCGCCTGCAACGAGCGCGGCGGTGTCCGCGACGACGTGATCGTCTACCGCGTGGACGACGACGACTTTCTCGTCGTGGTCAACGGCGCGAACCGCGAGAAGATGCTTGCGCACTTCGAACGGGTCCGGTCGGCGGCTGACCTCGCTGCGAAGATCGACGACACGACCACCAAGACGGCCATGGTCGCCCTGCAAGGCCCGAAGGTCATGGACCTGATCGGCCGGTTCAGCAAGGAGATCCCGACGCTCAAACGGTACCGCTTCACCGTGAAGAACCTGCTCGTCCTCAAGCTCATCGTCTCACGGACGGGGTACACAGGCGAGGACGGCGTTGAAGTGATCCTGCCCTCGAACGCGATCGAGATGGCGATGAAACTGCTGCTCAGGGACGTGGACCTGCGTGCGCAGACCGCTTTGCTCAAGCCCGCGGGGCTGGGCGCCCGCGACACGCTCCGCCTCGAGGCGGGCATGCCGCTCTACGGGCACGAACTGGGCGAGGAGATCAACGCGCTCTCATGCGGCGTGGACTTCGCCATCAGCCTCGACAAACACGCGACTGGGGGCGGTGAGCGGTTCATCGGGCAGGATGCGCTCGAACGCACGAAGGCAGAGGGCGGGCCTGCGCGGCTCCTGGTGGGCATCGAGTTCGAGGGCAAACGCACGCCGCGCCAGGGGATGAAGGTCCACTCCGGCGGGTGTGAGGTCGGCGAGGTCACGAGCGGGTGTCTCAGCCCGACGCTGGGCGTGCCGATCGCGATGGCGTTCGTCGACCGTGGCACGTCCGCGGTGGGTACAGCCGTCGAGGTCGATACAGGCAAGGGGATGCTGGGGGGCAGGGTCCGCCCGCTGCCGTTCTACAAGCGACCGAAGGCGTGA